A genomic region of Xiphophorus couchianus chromosome 18, X_couchianus-1.0, whole genome shotgun sequence contains the following coding sequences:
- the rnpepl1 gene encoding aminopeptidase RNPEPL1, translating to MAELAQTSPSLCCCRKALPVSGGRCAGEPKPPSAGPRPGAARCPLVDVASASNFRSFRLRHFHLDLRLNFAAKEMSGWLVLDLVPVQPGVSSLVLDSHPSLLIHSIDCKVPGDGPEEPASLTYRVDPFTDYGSSLVISLPAGAVQPEQLIQVTVRYTTTDGPAIWWLDSELTCGQSRPLVFTQGHSVCNRSFFPCFDTPAVKSTYSASIRVPDGVTVLMSASRSSYSKLDRIFQFSMEFPVPSYLVALVAGELQHVDIGPRSRVWAEPCLLSCAVKKLGGSVERWLGVAEDLFGPYLWGRCDIVFLPPSFPIVAMENPCLTFIIASILESSEFLLIDVIHEIAHGWFGNAVTNATWEEMWLSEGLATYAQRRITTEAYGEAFTCLETVVRLDALHRQLRLLGDNNPVSKLQVKFEPGVNPSTLMNLFTYEKGFCFVSYLSELSGDIRRFDSFLKDYISEFKFQSVVAQDLIAYFLQYFPELQDAAVSQREGLEFERWLSGCGPPPFEPDLSAGGALIGPVQELCDLWRGGDPPDQQTFVTFDLSAWSTFQVVLFLDRMLDHSPLPHDVMVNLSACYSALFDGLNAEVQIRWLQMVVRNTFYPDLPRVRAFLHKHTSRMYTVPLYEDLVAGVMKCVAVEIFYQTQRRLHPNLRRTLQLILFPSSSAPANQSGPVPPILTGSAPSGSPLQSPAATATASAAGTTATMALRDVNVSA from the exons ATGGCAGAACTCGCGCAGACCTCGCCCTCGCTGTGCTGCTGCCGGAAGGCGCTGCCGGTGTCCGGCGGTCGCTGCGCCGGCGAACCCAAGCCGCCCTCGGCCGGTCCGAGGCCCGGCGCCGCGcgctgccccctggtggacgTGGCGTCAGCCTCCAACTTCAGGAGCTTCCGGCTGCGCCACTTTCACCTGGACCTGCGGCTGAACTTTGCAGCGAAGGAGATGAGCGGCTGGCTGGTTCTGGACCTGGTTCCGGTCCAGCCGGGGGTCAGCTCCCTCGTACTGGACTCCCACCCGTCCCTGTTGATCCACTCCATAGACTGTAAGGTTCCCGGAGACGGGCCGGAGGAGCCGGCGTCCCTCACCTACCGGGTCGACCCGTTCACCGACTACGGGTCCTCGCTGGTCATCAGCCTGCCGGCCGGAGCGGTGCAACCCGAACAGCTGATCCAGGTGACCGTCCGGTACACGACCACGGACGGCCCAGCG ATCTGGTGGCTGGACTCGGAGCTGACCTGCGGTCAGTCCCGTCCTCTGGTCTTCACTCAGGGACACTCGGTGTGTAATCGCTCCTTCTTCCCGTGTTTCGACACGCCGGCGGTGAAGAGCACCTACTCCGCCTCCATCCGG GTTCCGGACGGCGTGACGGTTCTGATGAGCGCGTCCCGGAGCTCTTACTCCAAACTGGACCGGATCTTCCAGTTCTCCATGGAGTTCCCGGTCCCGTCCTACCTGGTGGCGCTGGTGGCCGGAGAGCTGCAGCACGTGGACATCGGgcccag GAGTCGTGTGTGGGCGGAGCCTTGCCTGCTGTCCTGCGCCGTGAAGAAGCTAGGGGGCAGCGTGGAGCGCTGGCTGGGCGTGGCAGAGGACCTGTTTGGCCCGTACCTGTGGGGCAG GTGTGACATCGTCTTCCTGCCGCCTTCCTTCCCCATCGTTGCCATGGAGAACCCGTGCCTCACCTTCATCATCGCCTCCATCCTGGAGAGCAGCGAGTTCCTGCTGATCGACGTCATCCATGAGATCGCGCACGGCTGGTTCGGGAACGCCGTCACCAACGCCACCTGGGAGGAGATGTGGCTGAGCGAAGGCCTGGCCACGTACGCACAGCGCCGCATCACCACGGAGGCGTACG GTGAGGCCTTCACCTGTCTAGAGACTGTGGTCCGACTGGACGCTCTGCACAGACAGCTGCGTCTCCTTGGAGACAACAACCCTGTGAGCAAGCTGCAGGTCAAGTTTGAGCCag GTGTGAACCCCAGCACGCTGATGAACCTGTTCACCTATGAGAAAGGCTTCTGCTTCGTGTCGTACCTGTCCGAGCTCAGCGGCGACATCCGGCGCTTTGACAGCTTCCTCAAG GACTACATCTCAGAGTTTAAGTTTCAGAGCGTTGTGGCTCAGGACCTCATCGCCTACTTCCTGCAGTATTTCCCGGAGCTGCAGGACGCCGCCGTCTCTCAGAGGGAAG gtcTGGAGTTCGAGCGCTGGCTGAGCGGTTGCGGCCCGCCGCCGTTTGAGCCTGACCTgtcagcagggggcgctctGATCGGGCCGGTGCAGGAGCTATGCGACCTGTGGAGAGGCGGCGACCCACCCGACCAGCAGACATTCGTGACCTTCGACCTGTCGGCCTGGAGCACCTTCCAGGTGGTTCTGTTCCTGGACCGGATGCTGGACCACTCACCGCTGCCGCACG ACGTGATGGTGAATCTGTCCGCCTGCTACTCGGCGCTGTTCGATGGGCTGAACGCCGAGGTCCAGATCCGCTGGCTGCAGATGGTGGTGAGGAACACGTTCTACCCCGACCTGCCACGGGTCCGAGCCTTCCTGCACAAACAC ACCTCCAGGATGTACACCGTGCCGCTCTATGAGGACCTGGTTGCTGGGGTGATGAAGTGCGTTGCCGTGGAGATCTTCTACCAGACGCAGCGCCGCCTGCATCCCAACCTGCGACGGACGCTGCAGCTGATCCTGTTCCCCAGCAGCTCGGCTCCGGCCAATCAGAGCGGCCCGGTTCCGCCCATCCTGActggctccgccccctccgGCTCGCCGCTGCAAAGCCCCGCTGCCACGGCGACGGCCTCCGCCGCCGGGACGACGGCCACCATGGCGCTCAGGGACGTTAATGTGTCGGCATGA